The Glycine soja cultivar W05 chromosome 3, ASM419377v2, whole genome shotgun sequence genome window below encodes:
- the LOC114407092 gene encoding uncharacterized protein LOC114407092 has translation MQYMKPAFRNAAFYCHAFSRSLTLNSNPLHLVSPFGRPQTFRLAPPISCFSSLMASSLEKQFDDFRVQFEESGTLRERIRSVVSEIESSTRLIYVTLLLVHQSRPTPELLEKAKSQVNVLKKQYKQLAEVVGGYPGQYYR, from the exons ATGCAATATATGAAACCGGCGTTTCGAAACGCGGCTTTCTACTGCCACGCCTTTTCTCGCTCCTTAACCTTAAACTCTAACCCTCTCCACCTCGTCTCCCCATTTGGAAGACCCCAAACGTTTCGCCTCGCACCACCCATTTCGTGCTTCTCCTCCTTAATGGCGTCTTCGCTGGAGAAGCAATTCGACGACTTTAGGGTTCAGTTCGAAGAATCTGGAACCTTGCGCGAACGAATTCGAAGCGTCGTTTCGGAGATCGAGTCCTCCACTAGACTCATCTATGTCACCCTTCTTCTCGTTCACCAGTCTCGCCCCACTCCCG AGCTTTTAGAGAAGGCCAAGTCTCAGGTTAATGTGTTAAAGAAGCAGTATAAGCAACTTGCTGAAGTTGTTGGAGGATACCCTGGGCAATACTATAGATGA